One Streptomyces sp. 840.1 genomic window, AGCAGCGCCTTGCGGCGCGCCACCCGCTCGGCCGGGGTGACGGAGTCACTCACCGGGCCGCCGGCCTTCGGGGTGTCGAGAACCTGCGCCATGTCACTCACCTGCCTGGATCAGTCCGCTGCGGCGCCGCATCAGCAGTGCGGTGAACGCCATGGCGAGGACGAAGAGAACGAGCGCGACCACACAGGCGGAGCCGTAGTCGAAGCGCTGGAAGCCGAGGTTGTAGACGAGCTGCGGAAGCGTCAGTGTCGACTTGTCGGGATAGCCCGGCTCGAACTGCTGCCCGGAGCCGCCCATCACACCCGATGCGACCTTCCCGGCCACGAGTGGCTGGGTGTAGTACTGCATCGTCTGGATGATGCCGGTGACCACGGCGAACATGATGATCGGCGAGATGTTCGGCAGGGTGACGAAGCGGAACCGCTGGTAGGCGGACGCCCCGTCCAGCTCCGCGGCCTCGTACTGCTCCTTGGGGACGTCCAGGAGTGCGGCCATGAAGATCACCATCAGGTCGCCCACCCCCCAGACCGCCAGCGCGGTCAGCGCGGGCTTGGACCAGGTGGCGTCGGTGAACCAGCCGGGCGTCGGCAGCCCCAGCTCGCCCAGGATCGAGTTGACCGGTCCGGTCCCCGGGTTGAGCAGGAACACGAAGCCCAGCGTCGCGGCGACCGGCGGCGCGAGGTAGGGCAGGTAGAAGAGTGTCCGGAAGACCCCGGTGCCCGTCTTGATCCTGGTGATCAGCATGCCGATGCCGAGACCGAACACCACCCGGCAGGTCACCATGACCAGGACCAGCCAGAGCGTGTTGCGCAGCGCCGGCCAGAACAGCGGGTAGTCGTTGAAGACGAACGACCAGTTCTTCAGCCCGCTGAACTCGGGGGCCGAGAAACCGTCGTA contains:
- a CDS encoding carbohydrate ABC transporter permease, whose protein sequence is MSTYTLRSKRRRSALRTAAFMSPWLIGFCVFFAYPLISTLYFSFTSYDGFSAPEFSGLKNWSFVFNDYPLFWPALRNTLWLVLVMVTCRVVFGLGIGMLITRIKTGTGVFRTLFYLPYLAPPVAATLGFVFLLNPGTGPVNSILGELGLPTPGWFTDATWSKPALTALAVWGVGDLMVIFMAALLDVPKEQYEAAELDGASAYQRFRFVTLPNISPIIMFAVVTGIIQTMQYYTQPLVAGKVASGVMGGSGQQFEPGYPDKSTLTLPQLVYNLGFQRFDYGSACVVALVLFVLAMAFTALLMRRRSGLIQAGE